The Novosphingobium terrae genome has a window encoding:
- a CDS encoding MATE family efflux transporter, which yields MMKARVIWALALPAMLTNIATALFGLADLWVIGRLGDAAAQGGVELGARFMTSLLVVFNFLRTGTTALSAQQAGALSAQQAGRGDAGEQAATLARAALLAGAIAALLLAAYPLIVPLGLEWLGAKGDLSVLAGAYIARRYGAVPAALINGALTGWLVGQRQVRGVLAAEVGANLVHIALDLTLVLGLHWGVQGVASASLISEWLKFAFLLTLAVRQGAWQGLHQHRALLGDLAPFRRLLALNRDLFLRTLLLTGVMLEFTRAGAKAGAVTLAANGILFQMFMLSALILDGFETAAQVLCGEAAGQGDAPAFRAAVRANLRWGLGLGLVITLVYAVAGADIASSFTLNPQVRAAATRIAPWAAALPVLGVASYVMDGVFVGAGWARAMLGTMAAAFLAFNAALWLAAPWGNIGLWLSFYILLIARAGGQLLCLPGLVRRRLAG from the coding sequence ATGATGAAGGCACGCGTGATCTGGGCATTGGCGCTGCCGGCCATGCTCACCAACATTGCCACCGCCCTGTTCGGTCTGGCCGATCTGTGGGTGATCGGCCGGCTGGGCGATGCCGCCGCGCAGGGCGGGGTGGAGCTGGGCGCGCGCTTCATGACCTCGCTGCTGGTGGTGTTCAACTTCCTGCGCACCGGTACCACGGCGCTTAGCGCCCAACAGGCTGGCGCTCTCAGCGCCCAACAGGCCGGACGGGGTGACGCGGGCGAGCAGGCCGCCACGCTGGCCCGCGCGGCGCTGCTGGCGGGCGCCATCGCCGCGCTGCTGCTGGCGGCCTATCCGCTGATCGTGCCGCTGGGGCTGGAGTGGCTGGGGGCAAAAGGGGATCTCTCGGTTCTGGCCGGGGCCTATATTGCGCGGCGCTATGGCGCGGTGCCTGCCGCGCTGATCAATGGCGCGCTCACCGGCTGGCTGGTGGGGCAGCGGCAGGTGCGCGGTGTGCTGGCCGCCGAGGTGGGCGCCAATCTGGTGCATATCGCGCTGGACCTGACTCTGGTGCTGGGCCTGCATTGGGGCGTGCAGGGCGTGGCCAGCGCCTCGCTGATCTCCGAATGGCTGAAATTCGCCTTTCTTCTCACGCTGGCGGTCAGGCAGGGGGCATGGCAGGGCCTGCATCAGCACCGCGCGCTGCTGGGCGATCTGGCGCCCTTCCGCCGCCTGCTGGCGCTCAACCGGGACCTGTTCCTGCGCACCCTGCTGCTGACGGGCGTGATGCTGGAATTCACGCGGGCAGGCGCGAAGGCGGGTGCCGTGACGCTGGCTGCCAATGGCATTCTCTTCCAGATGTTCATGCTCTCCGCCCTGATCCTCGACGGTTTCGAGACCGCCGCTCAGGTCCTCTGCGGCGAGGCGGCAGGGCAGGGTGACGCCCCCGCCTTCCGCGCGGCGGTGCGCGCCAATCTGCGCTGGGGGCTGGGGCTGGGGCTGGTGATCACGCTGGTCTATGCCGTGGCGGGGGCGGACATCGCCTCCAGCTTCACGCTCAACCCTCAGGTGCGCGCTGCCGCCACCCGGATCGCGCCATGGGCCGCCGCCCTGCCGGTGCTGGGGGTGGCCTCCTATGTGATGGACGGGGTCTTTGTGGGGGCAGGCTGGGCGCGGGCGATGCTGGGCACGATGGCCGCCGCTTTCCTGGCCTTCAATGCGGCGCTGTGGCTGGCGGCGCCCTGGGGCAACATCGGCCTGTGGCTCTCTTTCTACATCCTGCTGATCGCGCGCGCGGGCGGGCAACTCTTGTGCTTGCCGGGACTGGTGCGACGGCGCCTTGCCGGGTAA
- a CDS encoding retroviral-like aspartic protease family protein: MVSSIGRRAVPVMMALVCTMTAQAARADGCKVVNYGTMPVEVVGGRATTMVKINGRDTRFILDTGAFYNVMARANASAMGLTLEMAPIGLTLSGIGGSSGANVTHVRDFGVLGAELHNIEFVVGGSDMGMGLLGANLLDLADLDLDLAQGKLGLLKPNLSCQKLSMAYWAKDGNYNEVKLLPTEGQLDRKSRFTVMINGKPVKALLDTGAPSTIISRKAALRTGIDLSPAAAKSNGMTGGFGRKRYESWIARVALYQVGTESIQNSRMSVIDGDIEDRSDPVEMLVGLDFILSHHLWIANSQRKIYFSYNGGRVSAHDKLSEMSAASTPGVENKDEPRTAQDYGLRGQARLTRGDTVGAMDDLDKAIAMAPDAPASADFYYARARAKMTPKDGARVPAATVETALTDLDMAVQLAPDKPEVLIMRARLHLVRGQRDKAERAKGEADVATLRSKIPAGSTLVRPLASMLIETGQPADALPFLDDWMRLHPEDSEVNSMLNLRCWARGLAGTMLEEAAQDCRKAIKRDGPKPAYLDSQSLVELRLGHNQAALDGYKQVLAQAPAMGWARYGQALAKLRLGQTDEGKAELAAVTAANPGIVAQATHLGLTPP, from the coding sequence ATGGTATCGAGCATTGGAAGGCGGGCTGTGCCCGTGATGATGGCGCTGGTCTGCACGATGACGGCGCAGGCGGCCCGGGCGGATGGTTGCAAGGTCGTCAATTATGGCACAATGCCGGTGGAGGTTGTGGGGGGGCGTGCCACCACCATGGTCAAGATCAATGGGCGCGATACGCGCTTCATTCTCGATACTGGTGCCTTCTACAATGTTATGGCGCGGGCCAATGCCAGCGCCATGGGGCTGACCCTGGAAATGGCGCCGATCGGCCTCACTCTGAGCGGCATCGGTGGTTCGTCAGGGGCCAATGTCACCCATGTGCGGGATTTCGGCGTTCTGGGGGCCGAGCTGCACAACATCGAATTCGTCGTCGGCGGCAGCGACATGGGCATGGGGCTGCTGGGCGCCAATCTGCTGGATCTGGCCGATCTGGATCTCGATCTGGCGCAGGGCAAGCTGGGCCTGCTCAAGCCCAACCTCAGCTGCCAGAAACTGTCGATGGCCTATTGGGCGAAAGACGGCAATTACAATGAGGTGAAGCTGCTGCCCACTGAAGGCCAGCTCGACCGCAAAAGCCGCTTCACCGTGATGATCAATGGCAAGCCGGTCAAGGCGCTGCTGGACACTGGCGCGCCCAGCACGATCATCAGCCGCAAGGCTGCCCTGCGCACCGGCATCGATCTGTCTCCGGCCGCGGCCAAATCGAACGGGATGACGGGCGGCTTCGGGCGCAAGCGCTATGAATCATGGATCGCCCGCGTCGCTCTGTATCAGGTGGGCACCGAAAGCATCCAGAACAGCCGCATGTCGGTGATCGACGGCGATATCGAGGATCGCAGCGATCCGGTCGAAATGCTGGTGGGGCTGGATTTTATCCTTTCGCATCATCTCTGGATCGCCAACAGCCAGCGCAAGATCTATTTCAGCTACAATGGCGGCCGTGTTTCCGCGCATGACAAATTGAGCGAGATGAGCGCGGCCTCCACCCCCGGCGTCGAAAACAAGGATGAACCCAGGACGGCGCAGGATTATGGCCTGCGCGGTCAGGCCCGGCTGACGCGCGGCGATACGGTCGGCGCCATGGACGATCTGGACAAGGCCATCGCCATGGCCCCCGATGCCCCGGCCAGCGCCGATTTCTACTATGCCCGCGCCCGCGCGAAAATGACCCCGAAGGATGGCGCGCGCGTCCCCGCCGCCACGGTGGAGACGGCCCTCACCGATCTGGACATGGCCGTGCAGCTGGCGCCCGACAAGCCCGAGGTGCTGATCATGCGCGCCCGCCTGCATCTGGTCCGCGGCCAGCGCGACAAGGCCGAGCGTGCCAAGGGTGAGGCCGATGTCGCCACGCTGCGCAGCAAGATTCCCGCCGGATCGACGCTGGTGCGCCCGCTGGCCAGCATGCTGATCGAGACCGGCCAGCCTGCCGATGCCTTGCCCTTCCTCGACGACTGGATGCGCCTCCACCCCGAGGACAGCGAGGTCAATTCCATGCTCAATCTGCGCTGCTGGGCGCGCGGGCTGGCAGGCACCATGCTGGAGGAAGCCGCTCAGGACTGCCGCAAGGCGATCAAGCGCGACGGGCCCAAGCCCGCCTATCTGGACAGCCAGTCGCTGGTCGAGCTGCGGCTGGGCCATAATCAGGCGGCGCTCGACGGTTACAAGCAGGTGCTGGCTCAGGCGCCCGCCATGGGCTGGGCGCGCTATGGTCAGGCGCTGGCCAAGCTGCGGCTGGGTCAGACGGATGAGGGCAAGGCCGAGCTGGCCGCTGTCACCGCCGCCAATCCCGGCATCGTGGCGCAGGCCACGCATCTCGGCCTGACGCCGCCGTAA